Proteins encoded in a region of the Phoenix dactylifera cultivar Barhee BC4 chromosome 3, palm_55x_up_171113_PBpolish2nd_filt_p, whole genome shotgun sequence genome:
- the LOC103722793 gene encoding superoxide dismutase [Cu-Zn]-like, with protein sequence MVKGVAVLGGSGGVKGTVYFIQEGDGPTAVTGSLSGLEPGLHGFHVHALGDTTNGCMSTGPHFNPAGKEHGAPEDESRHAGDLGNVTVGDDGTVSFTITDNQIPLSGPNSIIGRAVVVHADPDDLGKGGHELSKSTGNAGGRVACGIIGLQA encoded by the exons ATGGTGAAGGGTGTTGCTGTGCTTGGTGGCAGTGGGGGTGTCAAAGGCACTGTTTACTTCATCCAAGAAGGAGATG GTCCAACTGCGGTAACTGGAAGCCTCTCTGGCCTCGAACCTGGGCTTCATGGCTTCCATGTTCATGCCCTCGGTGACACTACTAATGGCTGCATGTCCACTG GACCACATTTCAATCCTGCTGGAAAAGAACACGGGGCACCTGAAGATGAGAGCCGCCATGCTGGTGATCTTGGAAATGTGACTGTCGGTGATGATG GTACTGTTAGTTTCACCATTACTGACAACCAG ATTCCACTCTCTGGACCAAATTCAATCATTGGAAGGGCTGTAGTAGTCCATGCTGACCCTGATGATCTTGGAAAGG GTGGACACGAGCTTAGCAAGAGCACTGGAAATGCTGGTGGAAGAGTTGCTTGTG GCATTATTGGACTGCAGGCGTAA